AGAAGACGGTCTTAAGTTTTACAGAGATATGGGAACTTTAAAGGACGGTTATGAAAAATATTACAAGAATAATTTCTTCATGACGGAGATTATGAACCATCCTAATTACGATGAATTCTGGCAAAAAAGAAGCCTTCTTCCCCATTTAAAAAATGTAAATCATGCAGTAATGACCGTTGGAGGCTGGTTTGATGCTGAAGACCTTTCAGGACCGCTGAATATTTACAAAACCATTGAAAAGACCAGTCCAAAAGCTAAAAATACCATTGTCATGGGACCTTTTTCTCACGGAGCATGGGCACAGGAACAAGGGAAACATTTCCACAATCAGATTTATTTCGGGGACAGCATTGCAACGTACTATCAGAAAAATATTGAAACTAAATTTTTCAACCATTATTTAAAAGGAAATACGAAAGAAGATGCCGGACTTCCGGAAGCTTTGATGTACGATACAGGCTCTAAGGAATGGAGAGAATTTGCTTCTTATCCTCCAAAAAACGCTCAGAAGGTTAATTTCTATTTAACTGACGGAACATTGAAAAAAATGGCAGGACAAGGGTTTTCAGAATATTACAGTGATCCTGATAATCCTGTTTTAAGCTCTGACAATCTAAAAGATTTTAATGGATTCACTCCTAAAAACTATATGTCGGAAGATCAGAGATTTGCTGTGGGGAGACCTGATGTTTTGACGTTTACTACCGATGTTTTAACGGAAGATATGAGTTTTGCCGGAGAGATCATGGCTAAACTGAATATTTCTTCCTCCTCAACCGATGCGGATTTTGCCGTAAAGCTGATCGATGTTTATCCTGAAGATTTCAAACCTCAGGAAAAGAAAGACGGTGTTATTTACCCTAATTATCACCAAATGGTAAGAAGTGAGATCATGCCTGCAAGATTCAGAAACTCAAGAGAAAAAGGTGAGGCTTTGATTCCCAATCAGAAAACGGCCGTGAATTTCAAACTGCAGGATGTGATGCATACTTTCAGGAAAGGACACAAGATCCAGATTCAGATCAGCAGTACATGGTGGCCGCTTTTTGCAATCAATCCACAGAAGTTCATGGAAAATCCAAATTTTGCTACGAAAGACGATTACACAAAGGCTTTTATCAAAGTGTATAATGACAGTTCTATTGAAGCTGAAGTATTGAAATAAAAAGTAACGTGGGCTTCGAAAACCTCAGCCAACCATCAGAAAACATAAATCCGGTCGCTTCGGGAATATCAGCGACCGGATTTTTTTATAGGCGCTGGTGATTGAGCCACTCGAAGCCACCTTTTTTACTCCTCAATCGTTCTGAAAGTAAGATTTACTCTTGGCGTTTTCACTTTTGTGGTGGGTGGAAGTCTGTGCAGCCAGTTTTCCTGTGTAGTTCCTTTCATAATCAGAAGACTTCCGTTTTCCAGGAATATTTCCACTTTTTCCTTGGTCGTTTTATGCTTAAATAAAAACTTTCTTTCTGCCCCGAAAGTCAGAGAAGCGATGGCTCCGTGTTTTTTAAGATCGGTTTCTCCATCGCTGTGGTAAGCCATCCCTTCGCTTCCGTCATGGTACAAATTGAGAAGACAGGAATTGTAGGTTTCACCAGAAACTTCTTCACATCTCTTCTTTAATTCCAACAGTTCCGGTGTCCAGATCTTAGCATATTTCGTTCGTTTTGAATAGGTGTACTCAAAAGCTTTATCTCCAAACCAGGCTACTTTTCTTTTCGTTAAAATTAATTTACCAAAGATCAATGCTTCATCATTTTCCCATGGCATCTGATGCAGCAAATAATTATAAAAGAAATCTGATCTTCCTTTGTCAAAGACTTTTCCATAATAGTTCACCGTTCCGTCATGCGGAAGAATATTTAAAGGGTATTCTGATATTTCTTCAAACAGGCTGTTCATGGATTTAATTTTATAAAATGTATTAATGGCTTTAGCTACTTATGACTCAAAATTTCAGGATACCAACATATATTCCCTCCATTAGAGGGGTGTCAAAAATTCTTTGAATTTTTGACGGTGTGGTTAATCAGATTAAAGCAAAATAGAATTCCCGGAATAAACCCGCGAACTCTCCCAACCCACAATCAGCTGTTTCCTGCCACTTCCCCATCGGTAACCGCCCATATTCCCGGTAGATTGAATCACCCGGTGGCATGGAATAAGAAAAGCCACAGGATTGCTTCCGATGGCTGTTCCTACAGCTCTTGAAGCGTTCGGATTTCCTATCTTTCCTGCCAGGTTTCCGTAGGTAGATAACTTTCCCATCGGGATAGAAAGCAAACTTTCCCAGACTTTAAGCTGAAAATCTGTTCCTTTTAAGTGTAATTTAATGGTGTTGAGTTTTGTCCAGTCTTTATTGAATATGGACAGTGCATTTTTCTGAAGATCATCCTGTTTTTCAAAAAAAGAAGCATTGGGAAATGTCTGTTGTAAATTTCCCAATGCTGTTTCTTTATCGTCTTCAAAAGCCATATAACAGATCCCTTTTTCAGTAGATGCTGCCATTACATATCCGAAAGGACTTTCGGAAAAGCTGTAATTGATATTCAGGCTTTTTCCGCCGTTTTTATATTCTGCCGGAGACATTCCTTCTATTTTCACAAACAGGTCATGAAGCCTGCTTGTACTGGAAAATCCCGTCTCATAAGCAGTATCAAATAAGGTCGCTTTTTCTTCCTTCAACAGATTTTTAGCATGTTCAAGACTAATGAACTGCAAAAATTTCTTCGGACTTGTTCCTGCCCATTCCGTAAATATCTTCTGAAAATGAGCCGGACTCAAGTGAATATTCTCTGCCACTTCCTCCAAACTTGGCTGAAGTCTGAAATTGCTCTGGATATATTCTATCGCTTTAGCAATTCTGTTATAATCTATCTGACTTTGTGCGGACATAATATTTTGTTTTACCTCACAAATTTCCGAAGAATACAGGGCAGAAAAAATCTGATTCTTGCGGAATTTTAGTTGTTGTTATAAATATGGTTATAAGCAAGCATTTTGTAATATAGCTTAGCTGCTAAGAAAGCAGTTGGCTTAGCCATTGGAGAATCCATTAATTCTACAATATCAAATGCTACTACATTACATTTTTCAAAAACTTTCCTCAGTAATTCAAGAGTCGGATACCACTGAAGTCCACCT
The Chryseobacterium sp. W4I1 DNA segment above includes these coding regions:
- a CDS encoding methylated-DNA--[protein]-cysteine S-methyltransferase; its protein translation is MSAQSQIDYNRIAKAIEYIQSNFRLQPSLEEVAENIHLSPAHFQKIFTEWAGTSPKKFLQFISLEHAKNLLKEEKATLFDTAYETGFSSTSRLHDLFVKIEGMSPAEYKNGGKSLNINYSFSESPFGYVMAASTEKGICYMAFEDDKETALGNLQQTFPNASFFEKQDDLQKNALSIFNKDWTKLNTIKLHLKGTDFQLKVWESLLSIPMGKLSTYGNLAGKIGNPNASRAVGTAIGSNPVAFLIPCHRVIQSTGNMGGYRWGSGRKQLIVGWESSRVYSGNSILL
- a CDS encoding CocE/NonD family hydrolase — its product is MKIHISILFIFFFILGSAQTTDQKDTFVKDNFTKKEFYIPMRDGVKLFTTVYVPKDISNKNKYPFLMQRTCYSIAPYGETEYKTKLGPNKYLMNDKYIFVFQDVRGRYMSEGTFTNMTPQVDRKTKKDVDESTDTYDTIEWLLKNVKDNNGKVGQYGTSYPGFYTAVGILAQHPALVASSPQAPISDFWNDDFLHNGRFMLGYFRTFPVFGIQKTKPENKAWYMDTFVKQTSEDGLKFYRDMGTLKDGYEKYYKNNFFMTEIMNHPNYDEFWQKRSLLPHLKNVNHAVMTVGGWFDAEDLSGPLNIYKTIEKTSPKAKNTIVMGPFSHGAWAQEQGKHFHNQIYFGDSIATYYQKNIETKFFNHYLKGNTKEDAGLPEALMYDTGSKEWREFASYPPKNAQKVNFYLTDGTLKKMAGQGFSEYYSDPDNPVLSSDNLKDFNGFTPKNYMSEDQRFAVGRPDVLTFTTDVLTEDMSFAGEIMAKLNISSSSTDADFAVKLIDVYPEDFKPQEKKDGVIYPNYHQMVRSEIMPARFRNSREKGEALIPNQKTAVNFKLQDVMHTFRKGHKIQIQISSTWWPLFAINPQKFMENPNFATKDDYTKAFIKVYNDSSIEAEVLK
- a CDS encoding alpha-ketoglutarate-dependent dioxygenase AlkB; this encodes MNSLFEEISEYPLNILPHDGTVNYYGKVFDKGRSDFFYNYLLHQMPWENDEALIFGKLILTKRKVAWFGDKAFEYTYSKRTKYAKIWTPELLELKKRCEEVSGETYNSCLLNLYHDGSEGMAYHSDGETDLKKHGAIASLTFGAERKFLFKHKTTKEKVEIFLENGSLLIMKGTTQENWLHRLPPTTKVKTPRVNLTFRTIEE